The DNA window CATTTCCTCATCTATTCTTTGCTCAAtccaaaaataattttgagcTTGTTTGCAATATTTCTCTCTTAAAACACCCTCAATCACGATTGAATTAAGACACTTTTTTACTCTGTTAACACAGTTATTCTTCGATTCTTCGTcaacaaatttatattcatactttttttcaaatcctcgtaaaacttttaaaatattttcggttttctctatttcactaaatatttttttttttattagcaCCATGTGGCAATAATTGATACAAAAGGTCAATTGATGCATTAAACTCTACATTTACAAGTTTCTTAATTTCTTCTCTAAGGAGGCCACTCTTATAATAATCATTTGTATTCGTAGTTCTTATCACCCACTCTAACTGTTATGCGCTCCTCTATGTTAGATTCTTCTTCGTTCATGCATCCATCAAAGCACATAAAAAGTGCGTATATGACGAAAATATGGATTTGTATAAacgtttatatattcataactaataataaatttatagatGGAAAATTATCTagtatgtaaataaaaataagtttatATACTAAAAGTATTCCAAATTCTCTAAAATAATGCACTTATTGATGCGTTATATTATCTATAAACTATAGagtacttaaaaaaatatatatgctattCAGAGATAAAAATTTCTATAGTATAATACAAGAATTTCAATAGATTAtaggaataaaatattttttatttagttgAAAACTCATTCTttcataattaaaagaagggttcatttatatatatcagtattatatatatattgctaAATTAAtggttttatatattaatatatcccttttaatttttgtatttaaaatggtatgtttgaaaaattttgaaaaatagaataaaaaaaaaaaaaaaattcattattaatttttttgtgccttttaaatttaaattcttaattattataattttattccttAATAGATGcctttaatataaattattcttgTTTTACTAAAGATCAATTATGCTGAAATACTCCAGCAAGAGATACAACCATTTTCtcttttgaataattttttgtaagattcaaaaattatagctgcattttttcctcatagtaaaaaaaaaactacgcattaa is part of the Plasmodium malariae genome assembly, chromosome: 14 genome and encodes:
- the PmUG01_14016800 gene encoding gamete antigen 27/25, putative — translated: MHQLTFCINYCHMVLIKKKIFSEIEKTENILKVLRGFEKKYEYKFVDEESKNNCVNRVKKCLNSIVIEGVLREKYCKQAQNYFWIEQRIDEEMSVKVDKQKTDEGKRIMGNDDDEIKRLLCILEKEI